The following coding sequences are from one Capsicum annuum cultivar UCD-10X-F1 chromosome 3, UCD10Xv1.1, whole genome shotgun sequence window:
- the LOC107863156 gene encoding mitochondrial carrier protein MTM1 isoform X1, whose translation MVDELKQGENSWVDINEQSNRVFDVDNNVSLMSESVIIIDGADPLHPQQPPPQGPSPSSDGQLGFSERAVSAAGAAFLSAVLVNPLDVVKTRLQAQAAGVAYSHPMSNMTSRMAVFGPNMMFADLRCSPSCTRAGVHGTVAICPPDCFQYKGALDVFYKIIRQEGISRLWRGTNAGLALAVPTVGIYLPCYDIFRNKLEEFTAQHAPSLTPYAPLLAGSLARSLACTSCYPIELAKTRMQAFKDMNKKPAGVWKTLFEVIANVRSTNGTNYGLQSYRVLWTGLGAQLARDVPFSAICWSTLEPVRRRLLSLMGDEANVAGVLGANFSAGFVAGSIAAAATCPLDVAKTRRQIEIDPARALTMTTRRTLLEIWRDGGLKGLFTGVGPRVGRAGPSVGIVISFYEVVKYMLHHQYASS comes from the exons ATGGTTGACGAATTGAAGCAAGGAGAAAATTCATGGGTGGACATTAATGAGCAGTCAAATAGAGTATTTGATGTTGATAATAATGTTTCCTTGATGTCTGAATCGGTAATTATCATTGATGGGGCTGACCCCTTACATCCTCAGCAGCCTCCACCTCAGGGTCCTAGCCCCTCCTCGGATGGCCAATTGGGATTTTCTGAACGAGCCGTCTCAGCAGCTGGTGCAGCATTTCTCTCTGCAGTCCTTGTTAATCCACTTGATGTTGTCAAG ACTAGATTGCAAGCACAGGCAGCTGGAGTTGCTTATTCACACCCAATGAGTAACATGACTAGCCGCATGGCAGTTTTTGGACCAAATATG ATGTTTGCAGATCTGAGGTGTTCACCTTCATGTACCCGAGCTGGCGTTCATGGTACAGTAGCAATCTGCCCCCCTGATTGTTTCCAATACAAAGGAGCACTTGATGTCTTCTACAAAATTATTCGGCAG GAGGGTATTTCTAGGCTATGGAGAGGCACAAATGCTGGTCTAGCACTGGCCGTACCAACA GTTGGAATTTACTTGCCTTGCTATGACATTTTTCGCAACAAGTTAGAGGAGTTCACAGCTCAACATGCCCCAAGCTTGACACCATATGCTCCTTTATTGGCTGGTTCTCTGGCACGGTCTTTGGCTTGCACAAGTTGCTATCCTATTGAACTTGCCAAAACACGAATGCAG GCATTTAAGGATATGAACAAGAAGCCTGCTGGAGTCTGGAAGACCTTGTTTGAGGTTATTGCCAATGTCAGAAGCACAAATGGTACTAACTATGGCT TACAAAGCTATCGTGTACTATGGACTGGACTTGGGGCACAGCTTGCTCGTGACGTCCCTTTTTCTGCAATTTGTTGGTCAACTCTTGAACCT GTAAGAAGGCGGCTTCTTAGTCTGATGGGAGATGAAGCTAATGTTGCCGGTGTCCTAGGTGCAAACTTTTCTGCAGGTTTTGTTGCAGGAAGCATTGCTGCTGCTGCAACATGTCCCCTTGATGTTGCTAAGACTAGAAGGCAGATTGAG ATTGACCCTGCCAGGGCATTGACAATGACGACAAGGCGAACTCTACTTGAGATTTGGAG GGATGGAGGGCTCAAGGGACTGTTTACTGGAGTAGGTCCTCGTGTTGGTCGTGCTGGCCCTTCAGTTGGAATTGTGATTTCATTTTATGAAGTTGTCAAATATATGTTACACCACCAATATGCTTCTTCATAA
- the LOC107863156 gene encoding mitochondrial carrier protein MTM1 isoform X2, protein MVDELKQGENSWVDINEQSNRVFDVDNNVSLMSESVIIIDGADPLHPQQPPPQGPSPSSDGQLGFSERAVSAAGAAFLSAVLVNPLDVVKTRLQAQAAGVAYSHPMSNMTSRMAVFGPNMMFADLRCSPSCTRAGVHGTVAICPPDCFQYKGALDVFYKIIRQEGISRLWRGTNAGLALAVPTVGIYLPCYDIFRNKLEEFTAQHAPSLTPYAPLLAGSLARSLACTSCYPIELAKTRMQAFKDMNKKPAGVWKTLFEVIANVRSTNVQSYRVLWTGLGAQLARDVPFSAICWSTLEPVRRRLLSLMGDEANVAGVLGANFSAGFVAGSIAAAATCPLDVAKTRRQIEIDPARALTMTTRRTLLEIWRDGGLKGLFTGVGPRVGRAGPSVGIVISFYEVVKYMLHHQYASS, encoded by the exons ATGGTTGACGAATTGAAGCAAGGAGAAAATTCATGGGTGGACATTAATGAGCAGTCAAATAGAGTATTTGATGTTGATAATAATGTTTCCTTGATGTCTGAATCGGTAATTATCATTGATGGGGCTGACCCCTTACATCCTCAGCAGCCTCCACCTCAGGGTCCTAGCCCCTCCTCGGATGGCCAATTGGGATTTTCTGAACGAGCCGTCTCAGCAGCTGGTGCAGCATTTCTCTCTGCAGTCCTTGTTAATCCACTTGATGTTGTCAAG ACTAGATTGCAAGCACAGGCAGCTGGAGTTGCTTATTCACACCCAATGAGTAACATGACTAGCCGCATGGCAGTTTTTGGACCAAATATG ATGTTTGCAGATCTGAGGTGTTCACCTTCATGTACCCGAGCTGGCGTTCATGGTACAGTAGCAATCTGCCCCCCTGATTGTTTCCAATACAAAGGAGCACTTGATGTCTTCTACAAAATTATTCGGCAG GAGGGTATTTCTAGGCTATGGAGAGGCACAAATGCTGGTCTAGCACTGGCCGTACCAACA GTTGGAATTTACTTGCCTTGCTATGACATTTTTCGCAACAAGTTAGAGGAGTTCACAGCTCAACATGCCCCAAGCTTGACACCATATGCTCCTTTATTGGCTGGTTCTCTGGCACGGTCTTTGGCTTGCACAAGTTGCTATCCTATTGAACTTGCCAAAACACGAATGCAG GCATTTAAGGATATGAACAAGAAGCCTGCTGGAGTCTGGAAGACCTTGTTTGAGGTTATTGCCAATGTCAGAAGCACAAATG TACAAAGCTATCGTGTACTATGGACTGGACTTGGGGCACAGCTTGCTCGTGACGTCCCTTTTTCTGCAATTTGTTGGTCAACTCTTGAACCT GTAAGAAGGCGGCTTCTTAGTCTGATGGGAGATGAAGCTAATGTTGCCGGTGTCCTAGGTGCAAACTTTTCTGCAGGTTTTGTTGCAGGAAGCATTGCTGCTGCTGCAACATGTCCCCTTGATGTTGCTAAGACTAGAAGGCAGATTGAG ATTGACCCTGCCAGGGCATTGACAATGACGACAAGGCGAACTCTACTTGAGATTTGGAG GGATGGAGGGCTCAAGGGACTGTTTACTGGAGTAGGTCCTCGTGTTGGTCGTGCTGGCCCTTCAGTTGGAATTGTGATTTCATTTTATGAAGTTGTCAAATATATGTTACACCACCAATATGCTTCTTCATAA
- the LOC107865050 gene encoding uncharacterized protein LOC107865050, with protein MCPSHLPIWSYVLGCSIIDSSRQQLTIKVEHNNQIFHLTTVYARTEAVKRSKLWRKLTTINNPISGPWCILDDFNSIMAPGEKRGGVPHVLSESMDFISCMNKYGMKNLGFTENSFTWCNRRRKRKRISKRLDRVLINDAWADVFHLSKVDHHAKTGSDHSLLTFEFGNTMQEATKYFRFLNFWKEHSGYFDLMQDIWSMKVHGNAQWILQ; from the exons ATGTGTCCTTCACACCTTCCTATATGGAGTTATGTTCTCG GTTGCTCTATCATTGATAGTAGCAGGCAACAATTAACGATAAAAGTGGAGCACAACAACCAAATATTCCATCTTACGACAGTTTATGCTAGAACCGAAGCGGTTAAAAGAAGCAAACTTTGGCGAAAGCTGACTACTATTAACAATCCTATTAGTGGGCCATGGTGTATTTTAGATGACTTCAACTCCATCATGGCCCCTGGTGAGAAGAGAGGTGGTGTACCTCATGTCCTCAGTGAGAGCATGGATTTCATTAGTTGTATGAATAAATATGGAATGAAAAATTTGGGCTTCACTGAAAACTCTTTCACTTGGTGCAaccgaagaagaaaaagaaaaagaattagtaAGAGGCTAGATAGGGTGTTGATTAATGATGCTTGGGCAGATGTTTTTCATCTCAGTAAAGTAGATCATCATGCCAAAACAGGATCAGATCATAGCCTCCTCACTTTTGAGTTTGGCAATACTATGCAGGAGGCTACCAAGTACTTTAGGTTCTTAAATTTTTGGAAAGAGCATTCGGGATACTTTGATCTTATGCAAGACATCTGGAGTATGAAAGTACATGGTAATGCCCAGTGGATCCTTCAATAG